Proteins from a single region of Candidatus Eisenbacteria bacterium:
- a CDS encoding T9SS type A sorting domain-containing protein gives MRTLLVVFALLATASRAIAVPLNGTFTIGGAAPSFATLQDAADALAANGVSGPVQLRIRPGTYLRDGGTSRVMTLNGPVAGLSPTNHVTFLPDAAAGGNVNNVILAVDQTTQTGLSVVKIGVDEVTFREITFIDLDVDQAGARFLLELEGVPITNPTIEGIVVENCRFVGNAANTNTGGLGTDYGVHCQGELRTAQIRGNSFQRLMRPISIADGAGVAGTILVENNLIQTPHEGVSGTGNPLGQGILVTAEFPTITRNTLDYAGGSGTTGILVRVNNAGTVDGNLIKNGGPTVDGTSRFTAIDADDMFPPCNSLTISNNMVMGMRSNAQMGILTGARKSLVAHNSVAIGPVIGEAKALYVEGDESRVVDNILVVRGFTSNPFAVVTYEISYQALTTSFQSDFNVLEKADNSTLVRWNTNFYSALSAYQAASGQDAATIVKLPIFVDIGQDLHLTDCSAQDPELTGTPVAAVTNDFDNQPRHPTRPVRGADEVLSRVTRDFEAQFRLGLPGTPFGMAAGKFDNLLADGLAITDYDNNVVRLYHNNPSLRSFTPAGTLPVSFQPYACRFMDLDEDGRLDLIVAGEAAAVTVFWGDGAGGFPSSATVQTLGRVVSLEPEPSPYFANKRVCWLSEDNGFLPNSGFLGLLVHLGGRQICSDVIKNSQGAPVELPLALKDLVVANLAGSSAYEIAGIGLASGSGQRALFSDFQDFFVVNPGGPLPCPNSNFEAVHVEGPSAANSYVGHGSSLAAGDFDGDGDRDIVSTSVSETRAVLMRNGGSANFSEELIPVNNAHGVVSLDYENDGDLDFATLNRQLDDNGVTLFLNDGTGHFTPRFNCSHTFGSGLPSAAVVADFDLDGKADVAVASLYDSLFVLYGNAGQTTGVADGPRRHDSGVFLAQSAPNPARGASTIRYTLPQRQHVRIAVFDLAGRRVATLVDQEVEAGPHEVVFAGAGLSSGAYLYRMETSSYVGTKKLMLVR, from the coding sequence ATGCGTACCCTGCTGGTCGTCTTCGCTCTCCTCGCGACGGCCTCACGAGCGATCGCCGTTCCGCTGAACGGCACGTTCACCATCGGCGGCGCCGCGCCAAGCTTTGCCACCCTCCAGGACGCCGCGGATGCCCTGGCCGCCAACGGCGTCTCGGGTCCAGTGCAGCTTCGCATCCGCCCGGGCACCTATCTGCGGGACGGAGGCACCTCGCGCGTCATGACCCTCAACGGTCCGGTGGCCGGCCTGTCTCCGACGAATCACGTGACGTTCCTGCCCGACGCCGCCGCGGGCGGCAACGTGAACAACGTGATCCTCGCCGTCGACCAGACGACGCAGACAGGGCTCTCGGTCGTGAAGATCGGCGTCGACGAGGTCACGTTCCGAGAGATCACGTTCATCGACCTCGACGTCGATCAGGCCGGGGCCCGATTCCTGCTCGAGCTGGAAGGGGTGCCGATCACCAACCCGACGATCGAGGGCATCGTCGTCGAGAACTGTCGCTTCGTCGGCAACGCGGCCAACACCAATACCGGCGGTCTCGGCACCGACTACGGAGTTCACTGTCAGGGAGAGCTGAGGACCGCGCAGATCCGCGGCAACAGCTTCCAGCGTCTGATGCGGCCGATCTCGATCGCGGACGGGGCGGGCGTCGCGGGAACGATCCTGGTCGAGAACAACCTGATCCAGACGCCTCACGAGGGGGTCAGCGGCACGGGCAATCCGCTCGGCCAGGGCATCCTCGTCACGGCCGAGTTCCCCACCATCACCCGCAACACGCTCGACTACGCCGGTGGCAGCGGAACGACCGGCATCCTGGTGCGCGTCAACAACGCCGGGACCGTCGACGGCAACCTGATCAAGAACGGCGGGCCGACCGTCGATGGGACGTCACGCTTCACCGCGATCGATGCCGACGACATGTTCCCGCCCTGCAACTCACTGACGATCAGCAACAACATGGTGATGGGGATGCGCTCGAACGCCCAGATGGGAATCCTCACCGGCGCACGAAAGTCATTGGTTGCCCACAACAGCGTGGCGATCGGCCCGGTGATCGGCGAGGCCAAGGCGCTCTACGTCGAAGGCGACGAGTCCAGGGTGGTCGACAATATCCTGGTCGTGCGCGGATTCACCTCGAATCCATTCGCGGTGGTCACCTACGAGATTTCGTATCAGGCTTTGACCACCTCGTTCCAGTCGGACTTCAACGTTCTCGAGAAGGCCGACAACAGCACCCTGGTGCGGTGGAACACGAACTTCTACTCGGCGCTCAGCGCCTATCAGGCCGCGTCGGGACAGGACGCTGCGACGATCGTCAAGCTTCCCATCTTCGTGGACATCGGGCAGGACCTGCACCTCACCGACTGTTCGGCTCAGGATCCCGAGCTCACCGGCACCCCGGTCGCCGCGGTCACGAACGACTTCGACAACCAGCCCCGCCATCCCACGCGTCCGGTGCGCGGCGCCGACGAGGTCCTGTCGCGAGTCACCCGAGACTTCGAAGCGCAGTTCAGGCTCGGTCTGCCCGGCACGCCGTTCGGGATGGCGGCCGGGAAGTTCGACAACCTGCTGGCCGACGGCCTGGCGATCACCGATTACGACAACAACGTGGTGCGTCTCTACCACAACAATCCTTCGCTGCGGTCGTTCACGCCCGCCGGCACGCTGCCGGTGTCCTTTCAGCCCTATGCCTGCCGCTTCATGGATCTCGACGAGGATGGCAGGCTCGACCTGATCGTGGCGGGAGAGGCCGCCGCCGTCACCGTCTTCTGGGGCGACGGTGCGGGCGGCTTCCCTTCTTCCGCCACGGTGCAGACGCTGGGCCGCGTGGTCTCGCTCGAGCCGGAGCCCAGCCCGTACTTCGCGAACAAGCGCGTCTGCTGGTTGAGCGAGGACAACGGCTTCCTCCCGAACTCCGGCTTCCTCGGCCTGCTGGTCCACCTGGGCGGGCGGCAGATCTGCAGCGACGTCATCAAGAACTCGCAGGGCGCCCCGGTCGAGCTCCCGCTCGCGTTGAAGGACCTGGTGGTCGCCAACCTGGCTGGCTCCAGCGCCTACGAGATCGCCGGGATCGGCCTCGCGTCGGGGAGTGGCCAGCGTGCGCTGTTCTCGGACTTCCAGGACTTCTTCGTCGTGAACCCGGGAGGTCCGCTCCCGTGTCCCAACTCGAACTTCGAGGCAGTCCACGTCGAGGGCCCGAGCGCAGCGAACTCGTACGTCGGCCATGGCAGCAGCCTCGCGGCCGGCGATTTCGACGGCGACGGCGACAGGGACATCGTCTCGACCAGTGTCTCGGAGACCCGGGCCGTGCTGATGCGGAATGGCGGCAGCGCGAACTTCAGCGAGGAGCTGATCCCGGTGAACAACGCCCACGGCGTGGTCTCGCTCGACTACGAGAACGACGGCGATCTCGACTTCGCAACGCTCAATCGCCAGCTCGACGACAACGGCGTCACGCTGTTCCTCAACGACGGGACCGGCCACTTCACCCCGCGCTTCAACTGCTCCCACACCTTCGGCAGTGGCCTGCCGTCGGCTGCGGTGGTTGCCGACTTCGACCTCGACGGCAAGGCCGACGTGGCGGTGGCGAGCCTCTACGACTCGCTGTTCGTCCTCTACGGCAACGCCGGGCAGACCACCGGCGTCGCCGACGGCCCACGCCGACACGATTCTGGAGTCTTCCTGGCTCAGAGCGCCCCCAACCCGGCGCGTGGCGCCAGCACGATCCGCTACACGCTCCCACAGCGCCAGCACGTGCGGATCGCGGTCTTCGATCTCGCCGGGCGTCGGGTGGCGACGTTGGTGGACCAGGAGGTCGAAGCAGGGCCGCACGAGGTGGTCTTCGCCGGCGCCGGCTTGTCGAGCGGAGCGTACCTCTATCGCATGGAGACGAGTTCCTACGTGGGGACGAAAAAGCTCAT
- a CDS encoding sigma-70 family RNA polymerase sigma factor: MSRAHDVTEILQQAGQGGARAADELFSALYRELRAIAAIRLQAESPDHTLQATALVHEAYVRLIDQTRSNFQDRLHFLAVASRVMRHILVDHARARGRRKRGGGWVKVPLDTGVAEIPAPDEFPMLEMDAALDRLGQLHPEKARVVELRFFGGLTSEECAKVVGVSVRTVARHWDFAQAWLYREMSSDESTAPGPSS, encoded by the coding sequence ATGAGCCGCGCGCACGACGTCACCGAAATCCTCCAGCAGGCAGGGCAAGGCGGGGCGCGAGCCGCCGACGAGCTGTTCTCCGCGCTCTACCGCGAGCTGCGAGCCATCGCGGCGATACGGCTTCAGGCGGAGAGTCCCGACCACACGCTGCAGGCCACGGCTCTGGTCCACGAGGCCTACGTTCGCCTGATCGACCAGACCCGCAGCAACTTTCAGGACCGCCTCCACTTCCTGGCGGTCGCCAGCCGGGTGATGCGCCACATCCTGGTCGACCACGCGCGCGCCCGTGGGCGACGGAAGCGGGGCGGCGGGTGGGTGAAGGTCCCGCTCGACACCGGCGTGGCGGAGATCCCGGCGCCCGACGAGTTCCCGATGCTCGAGATGGACGCCGCCCTCGATCGACTGGGCCAGCTCCATCCCGAGAAGGCGCGCGTCGTCGAGTTGCGATTCTTCGGCGGCCTGACCTCCGAGGAGTGCGCGAAGGTCGTCGGGGTCTCGGTGCGGACCGTGGCCCGCCATTGGGATTTCGCGCAAGCGTGGCTCTATCGCGAGATGTCGAGCGACGAGTCCACCGCACCCGGCCCGTCGTCGTGA
- a CDS encoding protein kinase yields MALSRDVERRVHRTRPVVVTDRERSDRAAELFGDALEHDPADRPAFLDRSCGDDAALRREVESLLEALPVARKVFESGPPLEALEVRDERPERLGPYRPLREIGRGGMGVVYLARDDRLERDVAIKALPDVDRLDRQRLDRFLREARVLAAINHPNISTLYDLHEEPDGRRFLVLEHLRGETLAVALKKGPIEIDRALALCAQIVDALEAAHARSIAHLDLKPGNVMVDDRGRIKVLDFGLARSWDTIPAQATDGTAMPEITADVPAHPGPAEATTMRLGTPSYMPPEQLEGARPSPSWDLFSFGCLLYECLAGRRAFPGHSLAEVFQAILRSEPDWSALPHDTPPELRELLVSCLEKNPARRIPDIHTLRARLDQVRAARRRDPSRLHLATPSHNLPTRITSFVGRAADLAECRRLLRRASLLTVTGLGGSGKSRLMLELARESVDGFADGAWWVDLAPISDPRRIGEVAARMLGLRERANQSPADVLVEHLREHACLLLLDNCEHVRAACAELAARVVKSGGRSRIVATSREALGTQGEVAYSLTPLALPDDGGTAEGAEAVQLFVDRATLARSEFELSADNTAAVVSICRRLDGLPLAIELAAAQLASMPVEDVERRLSDRFQLLQGKRIAAARHLSLEAALESSYEMLAEGDQSRLGALAIFAGTWTVASAAAVWKVEDQEALNALMRLVRKSLVMVDTSGRSETRYNFLETVRHYAADRLADSGGLETARDRHFDYFAQLARDAEPNLVGPQSEAWLGRLDRDHENFLAAIDRCDATPEGATRALALSVALSGYWYLRGLLTLSRTRLLRALERAQGPSTRAHAAAMRAAGGIATEQGDYAAGLRLCEASLAIFREVGDVDGEIRAVDGMGAAARWMGRFDEAVTHYETALDLCRRHGRRKREALILNNLADLHTIRGDEAAARRACEAGLALAREQGNWQTTVHALLNLALIDVRGGDHTAAAGRLREVFQARHEAPPAMWMTYIFEVMAEVAVADDAPWAARCWGFALEQRSKTGVLPSALEREERARVEARLAAVLGEAHRDALIAEGRSMSRDEAMTKAIAWIEARPR; encoded by the coding sequence GTGGCTCTATCGCGAGATGTCGAGCGACGAGTCCACCGCACCCGGCCCGTCGTCGTGACCGACCGGGAGCGATCAGACCGCGCGGCCGAGCTGTTCGGCGACGCGCTCGAGCACGACCCAGCCGATCGCCCGGCCTTCCTCGACCGCTCCTGCGGTGACGATGCCGCCCTACGACGCGAGGTCGAGTCGCTGCTCGAAGCGCTCCCTGTCGCGCGCAAGGTGTTCGAGTCCGGGCCTCCGCTCGAGGCGCTCGAGGTCCGCGACGAGCGGCCGGAGCGTCTCGGTCCCTATCGGCCCCTGCGCGAAATCGGGCGCGGAGGCATGGGAGTCGTGTATTTGGCGCGCGACGATCGGCTGGAGCGCGACGTGGCCATCAAGGCGCTCCCCGACGTCGACCGGCTCGACCGTCAGCGGCTCGATCGGTTCCTGCGCGAGGCCAGGGTTCTGGCCGCCATCAACCATCCGAACATCTCCACCTTGTACGACCTCCACGAAGAGCCCGACGGCCGGCGCTTCCTGGTGCTCGAGCATCTCCGCGGCGAGACGCTCGCCGTCGCGTTGAAGAAGGGCCCGATCGAGATCGACCGCGCGCTGGCTTTGTGCGCGCAGATCGTCGACGCGCTCGAGGCCGCCCACGCCCGCAGCATCGCCCACCTCGATCTCAAGCCCGGCAACGTCATGGTCGACGACCGCGGCCGGATCAAGGTGCTCGATTTCGGGCTGGCGCGCAGCTGGGACACGATCCCCGCGCAGGCCACCGACGGAACCGCGATGCCCGAGATCACGGCGGACGTGCCTGCGCACCCCGGCCCCGCTGAAGCAACCACCATGCGGCTCGGCACGCCGAGCTACATGCCGCCCGAACAGCTCGAAGGAGCGCGCCCTTCGCCCTCCTGGGATCTTTTCTCCTTCGGATGCCTCCTCTATGAGTGCCTGGCCGGACGCCGCGCGTTCCCGGGCCACTCGCTCGCGGAAGTCTTCCAGGCGATCCTCCGCTCCGAGCCCGACTGGAGCGCGCTGCCTCACGACACGCCGCCGGAGCTGCGCGAGCTGCTCGTCAGCTGTCTGGAAAAGAACCCCGCGCGCCGCATTCCCGACATCCATACGCTACGGGCGCGCCTGGACCAGGTGCGAGCGGCGCGCCGCCGAGATCCGAGCCGCCTGCATCTGGCCACGCCGTCCCACAATCTGCCGACGCGAATCACGAGCTTCGTGGGCCGCGCGGCCGACCTGGCGGAGTGCCGGCGCTTGTTGCGCCGCGCGTCGCTCCTCACGGTGACCGGCCTCGGAGGGAGCGGGAAGTCGCGCCTCATGCTCGAGCTGGCGAGGGAGTCGGTCGACGGCTTCGCCGACGGCGCCTGGTGGGTGGACCTGGCGCCCATCTCCGACCCGAGACGCATCGGCGAAGTGGCTGCTCGCATGCTCGGACTTCGCGAGAGAGCCAACCAGAGCCCGGCGGACGTGCTGGTCGAGCACCTGCGGGAACACGCGTGCCTGCTGCTGCTCGACAACTGTGAACACGTTCGAGCGGCGTGTGCCGAGCTGGCCGCGCGCGTGGTGAAGAGTGGTGGGCGATCGCGAATCGTCGCCACCAGTCGCGAGGCGCTCGGCACGCAGGGTGAGGTGGCCTACTCACTGACCCCTTTGGCGCTGCCCGACGACGGCGGCACGGCGGAAGGCGCCGAGGCCGTGCAGCTCTTCGTCGACCGCGCCACGCTGGCGCGCTCGGAGTTCGAGCTGTCCGCGGACAATACCGCCGCGGTGGTCTCGATCTGCCGCCGGCTCGACGGACTCCCGCTGGCGATCGAGCTGGCCGCCGCCCAGCTCGCGAGCATGCCCGTCGAGGACGTGGAGCGGCGACTGTCGGATCGCTTTCAACTGCTCCAGGGCAAGCGGATCGCGGCGGCGCGGCACCTCAGTCTCGAAGCGGCGCTGGAGTCGAGCTACGAGATGCTGGCCGAGGGCGACCAGTCGCGACTCGGGGCCCTGGCGATCTTCGCCGGCACCTGGACCGTCGCCTCGGCGGCGGCCGTGTGGAAAGTCGAAGATCAGGAGGCCTTGAACGCGCTGATGCGGCTCGTGCGCAAGTCGCTGGTCATGGTGGACACTTCCGGGCGCTCCGAGACCCGCTACAACTTTCTCGAGACGGTCCGGCACTACGCGGCGGATCGTCTTGCCGACTCCGGGGGCCTGGAGACGGCGCGCGACCGACACTTCGACTACTTCGCCCAGCTTGCTCGCGACGCGGAGCCGAACCTGGTAGGACCGCAATCCGAGGCCTGGCTCGGCCGCCTCGACCGCGACCACGAGAACTTCCTCGCGGCCATCGACCGATGCGACGCCACACCCGAAGGTGCGACGCGTGCGCTCGCTCTGTCGGTGGCGCTCTCAGGATACTGGTACCTGCGCGGGCTGCTGACGCTGAGCCGCACCCGGCTCCTGCGAGCACTCGAGCGCGCGCAGGGTCCGAGCACACGCGCGCACGCTGCGGCGATGCGGGCTGCTGGGGGCATCGCGACCGAACAAGGTGACTACGCCGCGGGGCTGCGGTTGTGCGAAGCCAGTCTCGCGATCTTTCGTGAGGTCGGCGACGTCGACGGCGAGATCCGCGCCGTGGATGGAATGGGCGCCGCCGCGCGCTGGATGGGCCGCTTCGACGAGGCAGTCACGCACTACGAGACCGCGCTCGACTTGTGCCGCCGCCACGGCCGCCGCAAGCGCGAGGCGCTGATCCTCAACAATCTCGCCGACCTCCACACGATTCGCGGCGACGAGGCGGCTGCGCGGCGCGCCTGCGAAGCCGGTCTCGCCCTGGCGCGCGAGCAGGGCAACTGGCAAACGACCGTCCACGCCCTTCTGAATCTCGCGTTGATCGACGTCCGCGGTGGCGACCACACGGCCGCGGCTGGGCGGCTGCGCGAAGTCTTCCAGGCTCGCCACGAAGCTCCGCCTGCGATGTGGATGACGTACATCTTCGAGGTGATGGCCGAGGTGGCGGTGGCGGACGACGCGCCGTGGGCCGCGCGCTGCTGGGGCTTCGCGCTCGAGCAGCGCTCGAAGACCGGCGTGTTACCCAGCGCACTGGAACGGGAGGAGCGGGCAAGGGTCGAGGCGCGGCTGGCGGCCGTGCTCGGCGAGGCGCACCGCGACGCACTGATCGCCGAAGGCCGATCGATGTCGCGCGACGAGGCCATGACCAAGGCCATCGCCTGGATCGAAGCTCGGCCGCGTTAG
- a CDS encoding ATP-binding protein, translating into MAPTHQGPLLTKDELRQRLEEAEETIRALRAGEVDALLLGTESEQVYTLETPYRPYRLLVEQMLQAAATLTVQGTILYANPRFSELLNRPLEELIGKPSQDFVAPHSRESFDSALSGARSADVQVDVDLLRPDGSISVHLCATGLQEGALGQCLMIVDATEQWHYQELRRSQAALSQSEEVFRSLAESGPQMVWSSNPDGALQYVNRHWTRYTGLTVEQTHDPEQLRNVVHPDDRDVQWSRWDDERAKGGMLEIEFRLRRASDGVYRWFLSRSVPVRDKDGRVVRVVGAHVDIDDRRRVEEALRNADRMKDEFLATLAHELRNPLAPILNAMKILKLKDLRDPDLELIQGVIERQVEHMSRLLEDLLDISRLSRNQLQLRKARVNIGAVIESALETSRPMIDGSSHEITVTLPHEPIHVEADQVRLAQVFSNLLTNAAKYTERGGHIWVNVERHGDGVAISVKDDGIGIEPEMLPHVFSLFSQAESARGRSQGGLGIGLSLAQRLVDLHGGSIEVRSTSPGHGTEFLVRLPAATRDAIEGAPPRPDGDQGRPTSRRRILVADDNRDGTDSLARLLTLKGHEVSTAYDGAEAMEVADERRPDVALLDIVMPIVNGYEVCRRIREHSWGKQMLLIALTGGGQEEDRRHTEQAGFDHHLVKPADPDELQEILESMASRPR; encoded by the coding sequence ATGGCTCCAACTCATCAGGGTCCACTCCTGACGAAAGACGAACTGCGACAGAGGCTGGAGGAGGCCGAGGAGACGATCCGCGCCCTTCGCGCGGGCGAGGTGGACGCCCTCCTCCTCGGCACGGAGTCGGAGCAGGTCTACACGCTCGAGACGCCCTACAGGCCGTACCGGCTTCTGGTCGAGCAGATGCTCCAGGCTGCTGCTACCTTGACGGTCCAGGGCACCATCCTCTACGCGAACCCACGCTTCTCGGAGCTGCTGAACCGGCCCCTCGAGGAGCTGATCGGCAAGCCGAGCCAGGATTTCGTGGCGCCACACAGCCGTGAGTCGTTCGACTCGGCGTTGAGCGGTGCCCGCTCCGCGGACGTTCAGGTCGACGTCGATCTCCTGCGTCCCGACGGCTCGATCTCGGTCCATCTCTGCGCCACGGGGCTGCAGGAGGGAGCCCTCGGGCAGTGCCTGATGATCGTGGATGCAACCGAGCAGTGGCACTACCAGGAGCTGCGGCGCTCGCAAGCCGCCCTCAGTCAGAGCGAGGAGGTCTTTCGTTCGCTGGCCGAGTCGGGACCCCAGATGGTCTGGTCCTCGAACCCGGACGGAGCGCTCCAGTACGTCAACCGCCACTGGACTCGATACACCGGGCTCACCGTCGAGCAGACCCACGACCCCGAGCAGCTCCGGAACGTCGTTCATCCTGACGACCGCGATGTGCAATGGAGTCGATGGGACGATGAGCGGGCGAAAGGAGGGATGCTGGAGATCGAGTTCCGGCTACGCCGCGCCTCCGACGGTGTCTACCGCTGGTTTCTGTCGCGCAGCGTCCCGGTCCGAGACAAGGACGGGCGGGTCGTCAGGGTGGTGGGCGCTCACGTCGACATCGATGATCGCAGGCGCGTCGAGGAAGCTCTCCGCAACGCGGATCGGATGAAGGACGAGTTCCTCGCCACGCTCGCCCATGAGTTGCGCAATCCTCTCGCGCCGATCCTCAACGCGATGAAGATCCTCAAGCTGAAGGACCTGCGGGATCCCGATCTCGAGCTGATCCAGGGCGTCATCGAGCGGCAGGTGGAGCACATGAGCCGGCTTCTCGAGGACCTGCTCGACATCTCGCGGCTCTCGCGGAATCAGCTGCAGCTCCGCAAGGCTCGCGTGAATATTGGGGCGGTGATCGAATCCGCCCTGGAGACGAGCCGCCCGATGATCGATGGGAGCTCTCACGAGATCACGGTCACCCTGCCGCACGAGCCGATTCATGTGGAGGCCGATCAGGTGCGTCTCGCTCAGGTGTTCTCGAATCTGCTCACCAACGCGGCCAAGTACACCGAGCGGGGCGGTCATATCTGGGTGAACGTCGAGCGGCACGGGGACGGGGTCGCCATCTCGGTGAAGGACGACGGGATCGGAATCGAGCCCGAGATGCTGCCTCATGTCTTCAGTCTCTTCTCGCAGGCCGAATCGGCGCGGGGACGTTCGCAGGGCGGGCTGGGGATCGGCCTCTCGCTGGCCCAGCGCCTGGTCGATCTTCACGGAGGATCCATCGAGGTTCGCAGCACCAGCCCCGGACATGGGACCGAGTTCCTGGTCCGTCTTCCGGCCGCGACGCGCGATGCGATCGAAGGCGCTCCGCCGCGCCCGGACGGAGATCAGGGGCGTCCGACATCGCGCCGCCGCATTCTCGTGGCCGACGACAACCGGGACGGCACGGACTCGCTCGCGCGCCTCCTGACGCTGAAGGGTCACGAGGTGAGCACCGCCTACGATGGGGCCGAAGCCATGGAGGTGGCCGACGAGAGGAGACCGGACGTCGCCTTGCTCGACATCGTTATGCCCATCGTGAACGGCTATGAAGTCTGCCGGCGCATCCGAGAGCATTCGTGGGGCAAACAAATGCTCCTGATCGCGCTCACGGGCGGGGGGCAGGAAGAGGATCGCCGCCACACCGAGCAGGCCGGCTTCGATCACCACCTGGTCAAGCCAGCCGATCCCGATGAGCTCCAGGAGATCCTGGAGTCCATGGCTTCGCGGCCGCGTTGA
- a CDS encoding circadian clock KaiB family protein, which yields MSADGREPESLEELEARGLEDPDVWDLRLYVAGKTPKSVAAVENLSRICEEHLSGKYRIEVVDLLVHPQLAKGDQIVAIPTLVRKLPSPIRKVIGDLSNVDRTLVGLQLRPAKL from the coding sequence ATGTCGGCCGACGGGAGAGAGCCGGAATCGTTGGAGGAGCTCGAAGCCCGCGGGCTGGAGGATCCCGACGTCTGGGATCTGCGACTGTACGTCGCCGGGAAGACGCCCAAGTCGGTCGCCGCGGTGGAGAACCTCTCACGCATCTGCGAGGAACACTTGTCCGGTAAGTATCGAATCGAGGTGGTGGATCTTCTGGTTCACCCCCAATTGGCGAAGGGCGATCAGATCGTCGCGATCCCGACCCTGGTACGAAAGCTCCCGTCGCCGATTCGCAAGGTGATTGGCGACCTTTCCAACGTCGATCGCACGCTGGTGGGCCTGCAGCTGCGTCCGGCCAAACTCTGA